Genomic window (Streptococcus porcinus):
TGGCCACAAATTACCAGTTAAAGTTAAATTCGTAAAACGCGAAGCAGAATAAGGAGAAGACATGAAACTTGAAGAAATCAAAAAGTTTGTTGCTGAGCTTCGTGGCTTGTCTCAAGAAGAGCTTGCTAAAAAAGAAAACGAACTCAAGAAAGAACTTTTCGACCTTCGTTTTCAAGCTGCAGCAGGTCAACTTGATCAAACTGCTCGCTTAAACGAAGTTAAAAAGCAAATTGCACGTATTAAAACTGTGCAAACTGAAATGAAATAATAGATTGGGAAAGGAGAAATTCTAATAATGGAACGTAATCAACGTAAAACCCTTGTTGGACGTGTCGTATCTGACAAGATGGATAAAACAATCACTGTTATAGTTGAAACAAAACGTAACCACCCAGTCTATGGTAAACGTATCAACTATTCAAAAAAATATAAAGCACATGACGAAAACAACCTTGCTAAAGAAGGCGATATTGTTCGTATCATGGAAACTCGTCCACTATCAGCTACAAAACGTTTCCGTCTTGTAGAGGTATTGGAAAAAGCTGTTATTATCTAATCTAACTAAAAGGAGAAAATTGAAATGATTCAACAAGAAACTCGCTTGAAAGTTGCTGATAATAGCGGTGCCCGTGAAATCTTGACTATCAAAGTACTTGGTGGTTCAGGACGTAAATTCGCTAACATCGGTGACGTGATCGTTGCTTCTGTAAAACAAGCTACTCCTGGAGGAGCAGTTAAAAAAGGTGATGTTGTGAAAGCAGTTATCGTTCGTACAAAAACTGGTGCTCGCCGTCCAGACGGTTCATACATTAAGTTTGACGACAACGCTGCAGTAATTATCCGTGATGATAAAACTCCTCGCGGGACTCGTATCTTTGGTCCAGTTGCACGTGAATTACGTGAAGGTGGCTACATGAAGATCGTTTCACTTGCACCAGAAGTACTTTAATTTTAAATAATTAAACAAACTAAGTCCCCTAGGTTTTCCTAGGGTGCCCATAGGGCGTAAGAAATTAATAGGAGAAAAACTCAAATGTTTGTAAAAAAAGGCGACAAGGTTCGCGTTATTGCTGGTAAAGACAAAGGAACTGAAGCAGTAGTTCTTAAAGCTCTTCCAAAAGTTAACAAAGTTGTTGTTGAAGGTGTTGGAATGATCAAAAAACACCAAAAACCTAACACAGAAAACCCTCAAGGTGCTATTGTTGAAAAAGAAGCACCAATCCACGTGTCAAACGTGCAAGTGCTTGACAAAAATGGTGTAGCTGGACGTGTTGGTTATAAAGTTGTTGACGGCAAAAAAGTTCGTTACAGCAAAAAATCAGGCGAAGTGCTTGATTAATCACGAAGGAAAGGAGAAGCGTAATGGCAAATCGTTTAAAAGAAAAATATACTAACGAAGTAATCCCTGCGTTGTCAGAGAAATTCAATTACTCTACAGTTATGGCTGTACCACGTGTTGAGAAAATTGTTCTTAACATGGGTGTTGGTGATGCTGTTTCTAACGCAAAAAATCTTGAAAAAGCTGCTGCAGAATTAGAGCTTATTTCAGGTCAAAAACCACTTATTACTAAAGCTAAGAAATCAATCGCTGGCTTCCGTCTTCGTGAAGGTGTTGCGATCGGTGCGAAGGTTACTCTTCGTGGCGAACGTATGTACGAATTCCTAGACAAATTAGTTAGCGTTTCACTTCCTCGTGTTCGTGATTTCCACGGAGTACCAACTAAATCATTTGATGGACGTGGTAACTACACACTTGGCGTGAAAGAACAACTTATCTTCCCAGAAATCAACTTCGATGATGTTGATAAAGTACGTGGTCTTGATATCGTAATCGTCACTACTGCAAATACTGACGAAGAATCACGTGAATTGCTTAAAGGCCTTGGAATGCC
Coding sequences:
- the rpsQ gene encoding 30S ribosomal protein S17, with product MERNQRKTLVGRVVSDKMDKTITVIVETKRNHPVYGKRINYSKKYKAHDENNLAKEGDIVRIMETRPLSATKRFRLVEVLEKAVII
- the rpmC gene encoding 50S ribosomal protein L29 — translated: MKLEEIKKFVAELRGLSQEELAKKENELKKELFDLRFQAAAGQLDQTARLNEVKKQIARIKTVQTEMK
- the rplN gene encoding 50S ribosomal protein L14; this translates as MIQQETRLKVADNSGAREILTIKVLGGSGRKFANIGDVIVASVKQATPGGAVKKGDVVKAVIVRTKTGARRPDGSYIKFDDNAAVIIRDDKTPRGTRIFGPVARELREGGYMKIVSLAPEVL
- the rplE gene encoding 50S ribosomal protein L5, with the translated sequence MANRLKEKYTNEVIPALSEKFNYSTVMAVPRVEKIVLNMGVGDAVSNAKNLEKAAAELELISGQKPLITKAKKSIAGFRLREGVAIGAKVTLRGERMYEFLDKLVSVSLPRVRDFHGVPTKSFDGRGNYTLGVKEQLIFPEINFDDVDKVRGLDIVIVTTANTDEESRELLKGLGMPFAK
- the rplX gene encoding 50S ribosomal protein L24; translation: MFVKKGDKVRVIAGKDKGTEAVVLKALPKVNKVVVEGVGMIKKHQKPNTENPQGAIVEKEAPIHVSNVQVLDKNGVAGRVGYKVVDGKKVRYSKKSGEVLD